A stretch of Gossypium hirsutum isolate 1008001.06 chromosome A06, Gossypium_hirsutum_v2.1, whole genome shotgun sequence DNA encodes these proteins:
- the LOC107962186 gene encoding uncharacterized protein yields the protein MDDQGGSKSTGIRQIVRLKEILQKWQTITLCTMPSTDTPHSEENHGVFCPPINQRLKNIMSFDSDEDSCHGSEPPPDVPKGYLAVYVGPELRRFIIPTSYLSHPVFTILLEKAEEEFGYDHNGGLTLPCEIETFKYLLKCIENHPNNHPVGSSVSEQLEIH from the exons ATGGATGATCAAGGTGGTAGCAAGTCGACCGGGATCCGGCAGATTGTTAGACTAAAAGAAATCCTTCAGAAGTGGCAAACCATCACGTTATGTACGATGCCGAGTACGGATACCCCACATTCAGAAGAAAACCATGGAGTTTTCTGCCCACCAATCAACCAAAGGCTCAAAAACATTATGTCTTTTGATTCTGATGAGGACAGTTGCCACGGTTCCGAACCGCCGCCCGATGTCCCTAAGGGATATTTAGCAGTTTACGTCGGACCAGAGCTTCGAAGGTTTATCATCCCGACAAGCTACCTCAGCCATCCTGTCTTCACTATTCTGCTGGAGAAGGCTGAGGAGGAATTCGGGTACGATCACAACGGTGGACTTACGCTCCCTTGTGAGATCGAGACCTTCAAGTATCTCCTCAAGTGCATAGAGAACCACCCAAACAATCACCCAGTTGGCAGCTCAGTTTCTGAACAG CTGGAGATTCATTAA